Proteins from a single region of Urocitellus parryii isolate mUroPar1 chromosome 4, mUroPar1.hap1, whole genome shotgun sequence:
- the LOC113175476 gene encoding olfactory receptor 13D1-like, producing MKMGNYSAVTEFFLVGLSQYPELQHFLFVLCLIMYKIILLGNSLLIIITILDPRLHTPMYFFLGNLSFLDICYTSSSIPSVLIIFMSERISISFLSCTLQMFFTLGLGSTECVLLAVMAYDRYVAICNPLRYPIIMNKVLYMHLAAWSWAIGCMNSLVQTVMTMVLPFCGNNVIDHLTCEILALLKLVCSDISMNVLIMTVASVVLLVIPLMLIFVSYIFILSSILKINSAEGRKKAFSTCSAHLTVVILFYGSALFMYTKPKSNNTKVSDEIIVLSYGVITPMLNPIIYSLRNKEVKEAVKKISNRYLHLTKV from the coding sequence ATGAAGATGGGGAATTATTCTGCAGTGACTGAATTCTTTCTGGTGGGGCTTTCTCAATACCCAGAACTACAGCATTTTCTCTTTGTCCTCTGCCTCATCATGTACAAGATTATCTTACTAGGAAACAGTCTcctcattatcatcaccatcctGGATCCTCGCCTCCATACCCCTATGTACTTCTTTCTTGGAAATCTTTCATTCTTAGACATCTGTTACACATCATCATCCATTCCCTCAGTGCTTATTATATTTATGTCAGAGAGAATATCCATCTCCTTTCTTAGCTGTACTCTACAGATGTTTTTCACCCTTGGCTTGGGCTCCACAGAATGTGTTCTCCTggctgtgatggcctatgacaggTATGTAGCCATCTGCAACCCACTGAGGTACCCCATCATCATGAACAAGGTGTTATACATGCACTTGGCTGCGTGGTCCTGGGCTATAGGCTGCATGAACTCCTTAGTGCAAACAGTCATGACAATGGTTTTGCCTTTCTGTGGTAACAATGTTATTGATCATCTTACCTGTGAGATCCTGGCTCTTCTAAAACTTGTGTGCTCAGATATATCAATGAATGTGCTTATTATGACAGTGGCAAGTGTTGTTTTATTGGTAATTCCTCTGATGTTAATTTTTGTGTCCtatattttcattctctcttccATCCTAAAAATTAATTCTGCTGAGGGGAGAAAAAAAGCCTTTTCTACCTGTTCAGCCCACCTGACTGTGGTGATCTTATTCTATGGGTCAGCCCTTTTTATGTACACAAAGCCCAAGTCAAACAACACAAAAGTATCTGATGAAATCATTGTACTGTCCTATGGAGTGATAACCCCAATGTTGAATCCCATCATCTATAGCCTGAGGAATAAGGAAGTAAAAGAGGCTGTGAAGAAAATTTCGAACAGATACTTGCATCTAACAAAAGTATGA